In Bacteroidota bacterium, the following proteins share a genomic window:
- a CDS encoding T9SS type A sorting domain-containing protein, protein MAIRMCSYTVTEPAMLTAMCSGANVSCNGGNNGSASVTAGGGTSPYIYLWSNASTDASITGLSAGTYTVTVTDANSCIATCSYTVTEPAILTATCSGINVSCNGGNNGSASVTAGGGTSPYTYLWSNASTDASITGLSAGTYTVTVTDVNSCIATCSYTVTEPVILTATCSGTNVACNGGNTGSVSVTAADGTSPYTYLWSNASTDASITGLAAGTYNVTVTDANSCISTCSYTVTEPVILTATCSGTNVACNGGNTGSVSVTAADGTSPYTYLWSNASTDASITGLAAGTYNVTVTDANSCISTCSYTVTEPVILSATCSGTNVSCSGGSDGSASVSALGGTSPYAYAWSNSATDASITGLIAGSYTVTVTDANGCTAACSYTVTEPASALVVSCYSEPAFCFGGNSFIDISVTGGTAMYTYLWSNGVTDEDQPSIGAGTYTVTVTDANGCTATCSTEITEPTEILVTATVDSATCAGDANGAIQINTAGGTPCANNSRGLLISKYFANPSGNDAAQEFVELIATRNIDFSVTPYTVIVANNGTATNLGWKRGSTITYAFQITSGTAVQGGVYYVGGTQMSNSGITSNILRSINITNTGGDGGLGNLQATAGVFGNGGSSADGIAIFQGTVATITPTVQPIDAIFYGTAIGSAMVSSGTAGYMLPVNDKYAGGFLDSSKFFALDPVSAQYTVATGTFNPILDAFTANRTFANSASFTPGNSNVLLVGASDPYTYVWSTGATTQNISGLNPGIYTVTVTDCNGCTKSQEFTVHSKLILNGTVAGTNLTCNGNGTGAVDLMITNGTPAFTYTWSNGATTEDISGVAAGTYTVMAADINGCSLTAMVTLSEPTTITLSGTVSDVLCNGDTTGAITLSPSGGTPCGENAPGLVISKIFPNPNGNDSPFEFVELVAVKDIDFSVTPYSVVFANNGNANANGWIQGGGVTYGFDINSGTATAGSVYYVGGSSMVPVSNRLRHINTATTAGDNGLGLANATGVLGNGGTSADAVAVFNQPLSALTPSTVPADALFFGSVIGGAALPGGTTGYQLPVNDHYSGGKLQSVAFLALDSKTDTVIQASGTYSLLTSTFTTPRTFTYANIASFAPGVSGVSITMANAYLYSWSNGTTNQNATGLSAGTYTVTVTDCNGCINTGSFTVNEPALLTASCSGMDITCFGANDGTASVTASGGVLNYTYSWSNGDTNSSITGLSAGNYCVTVTDANGCTASCCYLVAEPALVQISLTPTNVTCLGGSDGAINATVTGGTPVYTYLWSNAQTDAMASGLMSGTYTVTVTDANGCTATASATITHTLAIPAMPGAVTGPTLVCRNTTQSYSVAAVPGASTYTWTAPAGATVTGGQGTTNATIFYSNSAVTGNVTVTAGNVCGTSGPRSVLVTVVPNKPAMPTISGLQNGVCGRKNLVYTCSVVAGATSYTWTVPTGGTLVSGQGTNSITVHFGNTFTGSGFITVKANNICGSSNVRSYFVGGKLPTPVISGLNWTCPDSIRTYTIAPITGATSYTWTVVPGSTLISGQGTTSITVKWGYINGVIKVKANSVSVCSGSSTAQKPVSFTCTREGNEQFGSLGVYPNPTDNFTIVDFDAFETSEGTLQVYNMLGSLVYDRAISVAEGRNRLELNVQSFAPGTYLIRVSAKGFSRVERLVVD, encoded by the coding sequence ATGGCAATACGAATGTGTTCATACACCGTAACGGAACCAGCTATGTTAACAGCAATGTGCAGTGGTGCCAATGTTTCATGCAACGGTGGTAATAACGGCAGCGCATCAGTTACAGCAGGTGGAGGCACATCACCATACATATACTTATGGAGTAATGCATCAACAGATGCTTCTATAACAGGGTTATCCGCAGGAACGTATACGGTGACTGTAACGGATGCCAATAGTTGCATTGCAACGTGTTCATACACCGTAACTGAACCTGCTATTTTAACAGCTACCTGCAGCGGAATCAATGTTTCATGCAACGGTGGTAATAACGGCAGCGCATCAGTTACAGCAGGTGGAGGCACATCACCATACACATACTTATGGAGTAATGCATCAACAGATGCTTCAATAACAGGGTTATCCGCAGGAACGTATACAGTAACTGTAACGGATGTCAATAGTTGCATTGCAACTTGTTCATACACAGTAACTGAACCTGTTATTTTAACTGCTACCTGCAGCGGAACCAATGTTGCATGCAACGGTGGTAACACCGGCAGCGTATCAGTTACGGCAGCAGATGGCACATCACCATACACATACTTATGGAGCAATGCATCAACAGATGCAAGCATAACAGGGTTGGCAGCCGGCACGTATAACGTAACAGTAACAGATGCCAATAGTTGCATATCAACTTGTTCATACACAGTAACTGAACCTGTTATTTTAACAGCTACCTGCAGCGGAACCAATGTTGCATGCAACGGTGGTAACACCGGCAGCGTATCAGTTACGGCAGCAGATGGCACATCACCATACACATACTTATGGAGCAATGCATCAACAGATGCAAGCATAACAGGGTTGGCAGCCGGCACGTATAACGTAACAGTAACAGATGCCAATAGTTGTATATCAACTTGTTCATACACAGTAACTGAACCTGTTATTTTATCTGCTACCTGCTCCGGCACCAATGTTTCATGCAGCGGAGGTAGTGATGGAAGTGCCTCAGTTTCTGCACTTGGAGGTACATCGCCCTATGCATATGCATGGAGCAACTCAGCCACCGATGCAAGTATCACCGGATTGATAGCTGGTTCGTATACGGTAACGGTAACAGATGCAAATGGTTGTACCGCTGCATGCAGTTATACAGTTACTGAGCCTGCTTCAGCCTTGGTTGTTTCTTGTTATTCAGAACCCGCATTTTGCTTCGGAGGAAATAGCTTTATAGATATTTCTGTTACTGGAGGAACAGCCATGTATACTTACCTTTGGAGTAATGGAGTAACGGATGAAGATCAACCTTCTATAGGAGCTGGAACGTATACCGTAACAGTAACCGATGCAAATGGTTGTACAGCAACCTGTTCTACAGAAATTACTGAACCAACGGAAATCCTGGTAACCGCTACTGTTGACTCCGCAACTTGTGCAGGCGATGCAAATGGTGCTATACAGATAAATACAGCCGGAGGTACACCTTGTGCCAATAATTCGCGTGGTCTGTTGATTTCTAAATATTTTGCAAACCCTTCCGGTAATGATGCCGCTCAAGAGTTTGTTGAATTAATAGCTACTCGTAATATTGACTTTAGCGTTACTCCGTATACAGTTATTGTTGCTAATAATGGTACAGCCACCAACTTAGGTTGGAAGCGTGGCAGCACTATCACCTATGCATTTCAGATAACATCCGGCACCGCGGTGCAAGGAGGAGTTTATTATGTAGGTGGCACACAAATGAGTAATAGTGGAATTACATCCAATATTCTACGTTCAATAAACATTACCAACACGGGTGGCGATGGAGGATTAGGAAACTTGCAGGCAACCGCGGGTGTATTTGGTAATGGTGGCTCATCGGCTGATGGTATAGCTATATTTCAGGGTACTGTTGCTACCATCACACCAACCGTGCAACCAATAGACGCCATTTTTTATGGCACTGCCATTGGCAGTGCCATGGTAAGTTCGGGCACAGCCGGCTACATGCTTCCGGTTAATGATAAATACGCAGGCGGATTTTTAGATTCGTCCAAGTTCTTTGCTCTTGATCCGGTTTCTGCACAATACACGGTTGCCACTGGTACCTTCAACCCTATTCTGGATGCATTTACAGCAAATAGAACTTTTGCAAATAGTGCATCGTTTACACCGGGTAATTCAAATGTATTGCTTGTAGGAGCATCTGATCCTTACACCTATGTATGGTCAACCGGTGCAACTACCCAAAACATTTCAGGATTAAATCCCGGAATATATACTGTAACCGTTACAGATTGTAACGGATGTACAAAGTCGCAAGAGTTTACCGTACATTCTAAATTAATACTGAATGGAACAGTTGCCGGAACTAACCTTACTTGCAATGGTAATGGCACAGGAGCAGTTGATTTGATGATTACCAATGGTACACCGGCCTTTACGTATACTTGGAGCAATGGCGCCACTACCGAAGATATAAGCGGAGTAGCCGCTGGCACATACACAGTTATGGCTGCGGATATTAATGGATGTTCGTTAACTGCCATGGTTACCTTATCTGAGCCAACCACAATCACTTTGAGTGGAACAGTATCCGATGTTCTTTGCAACGGTGATACAACCGGAGCAATTACACTATCACCTTCAGGAGGAACACCATGTGGCGAAAATGCACCCGGGTTAGTTATTTCTAAAATTTTCCCAAATCCAAACGGAAATGATTCTCCATTTGAATTTGTTGAATTGGTTGCAGTAAAAGATATTGACTTTAGTGTAACTCCGTATTCAGTTGTATTTGCCAATAATGGAAATGCCAATGCCAATGGATGGATACAAGGCGGAGGCGTAACCTATGGTTTCGATATAAATTCAGGTACTGCAACTGCCGGCTCGGTTTATTACGTTGGGGGATCTTCTATGGTTCCTGTAAGCAACCGATTGAGACATATAAACACCGCAACCACGGCAGGTGACAATGGATTGGGCCTTGCTAATGCCACAGGGGTACTTGGCAATGGTGGTACCAGTGCTGATGCTGTTGCAGTATTTAATCAGCCACTAAGCGCATTAACACCTTCAACTGTGCCTGCAGATGCATTATTTTTTGGTTCAGTTATCGGTGGAGCTGCCTTACCCGGTGGTACTACCGGTTATCAATTACCTGTCAATGATCATTACAGTGGAGGTAAATTACAATCTGTTGCTTTCCTTGCCTTAGACTCCAAGACTGATACCGTAATTCAGGCTTCAGGCACCTACAGTTTGCTCACAAGTACATTTACTACCCCGCGCACATTCACCTATGCTAATATCGCTTCGTTTGCACCGGGCGTGTCAGGTGTTAGCATTACTATGGCTAATGCCTACTTGTATAGTTGGTCTAATGGCACCACTAACCAGAATGCCACAGGTCTTTCTGCAGGAACATATACCGTTACCGTTACTGATTGCAATGGATGTATTAATACCGGTTCTTTCACAGTTAATGAACCAGCTTTACTAACGGCAAGTTGTTCCGGTATGGATATAACATGCTTTGGTGCTAATGATGGCACTGCTTCTGTAACAGCATCAGGTGGCGTATTAAATTATACCTATTCATGGAGTAATGGTGATACCAATAGCTCGATTACCGGACTTAGTGCTGGTAACTATTGTGTTACTGTAACGGATGCCAATGGTTGCACCGCTTCTTGTTGTTACCTGGTTGCTGAACCGGCTTTAGTACAAATAAGCTTAACACCAACCAATGTTACCTGCCTTGGAGGCAGTGATGGAGCCATCAACGCTACGGTTACCGGTGGCACACCTGTGTATACATATTTGTGGAGCAATGCACAAACCGATGCCATGGCATCTGGTTTGATGAGTGGAACATATACCGTAACGGTAACCGATGCCAATGGATGTACTGCCACGGCCTCAGCTACCATTACACATACCCTTGCAATACCGGCAATGCCGGGTGCTGTAACAGGCCCAACGTTGGTATGTCGCAACACTACTCAATCGTATAGCGTAGCTGCTGTACCCGGTGCATCAACCTATACCTGGACCGCTCCTGCCGGAGCAACCGTTACCGGTGGTCAGGGAACAACCAATGCAACCATCTTCTATAGCAATTCAGCGGTTACAGGCAATGTAACGGTAACAGCGGGCAATGTGTGTGGTACCAGCGGCCCACGTAGCGTATTGGTAACCGTTGTACCAAACAAGCCTGCCATGCCAACAATAAGCGGTTTGCAAAATGGAGTGTGCGGACGTAAGAACCTGGTTTATACATGTTCGGTAGTAGCCGGAGCAACCTCATATACCTGGACCGTACCTACCGGAGGTACATTAGTAAGCGGGCAGGGAACCAACAGCATAACCGTACACTTTGGCAATACATTTACCGGTAGCGGATTTATTACCGTAAAGGCAAATAACATTTGCGGAAGCAGCAACGTACGTTCATACTTTGTAGGTGGCAAGCTACCAACTCCTGTAATTTCAGGCTTAAACTGGACATGTCCTGACTCAATAAGAACATATACCATTGCTCCAATAACCGGAGCCACCAGCTATACATGGACGGTTGTTCCGGGTAGCACCTTAATAAGCGGTCAGGGAACAACTTCTATTACCGTTAAGTGGGGTTACATTAATGGAGTAATCAAGGTGAAAGCTAATTCGGTATCGGTATGTTCAGGAAGTAGCACGGCCCAAAAGCCGGTGTCTTTTACATGCACGCGCGAGGGCAATGAACAGTTTGGTTCTTTAGGAGTATATCCAAATCCAACCGATAACTTTACCATAGTAGACTTCGATGCATTTGAAACCAGCGAAGGTACCTTGCAGGTGTATAACATGTTGGGTTCATTGGTTTACGATAGGGCAATAAGTGTAGCCGAAGGACGTAACCGCTTAGAACTTAATGTACAGAGTTTTGCACCGGGCACATATCTTATAAGGGTTTCTGCCAAAGGCTTTAGCCGCGTAGAGCGATTGGTAGTAGACTAA
- a CDS encoding T9SS type A sorting domain-containing protein has product MQFDGFADGNATITVYDAIGKQVFAQEVSLEEGENIFLVNISNFAKGIFYLKVLFNGFTRIKKLMVEYVSVE; this is encoded by the coding sequence TTGCAGTTTGATGGTTTTGCCGATGGAAATGCGACCATAACCGTATACGATGCAATTGGCAAACAAGTTTTTGCGCAAGAAGTAAGTTTGGAGGAAGGCGAAAATATATTCCTTGTCAATATTTCTAATTTTGCTAAAGGAATATTTTACCTAAAAGTTTTATTTAATGGATTTACAAGAATAAAGAAGTTGATGGTGGAGTATGTTTCTGTTGAATAG
- a CDS encoding SprB repeat-containing protein, translating into MSSITGLAAGTYTVAVNDACGAIATCSYTVTEPAALTASCSGTNVLCNGGSTGSATVTAANGTSPYTYVWSNSATDASITGLAAGTYTVAVNDACGAIATCSYTVTEPAALTASCSGTNVLCNGGSTGSATVTVANGTSPYTYVWSNSATDASATGLSAGTYTVTVTDANGCIATCSYTVTEPAALTASCSGTNLVCNGASNGTATVTATDGTPGYTYLWSNGSTDASQTGLTAGAYTVTVTDANGCTATCSYTVTEPTAVAAACSGTGTTSIGGSDGTASVVASGGTPGYTYLWSNGNTTTSQTGLIAGTYTVTVTDVNGCTGNCSYTVVDPVVIIATCSGTNVSCNGGSDGSASVTQSGGMMPYTYLWSNGGTDASQTGLAAGTYTVTVTDFFGNTGTCSYTLTEPALLTSTCSGTNVTCNGGSDGSASVTESGGTSPYAYLWNNSATTAAITGLTAGTYKVTVTDANGCTATCEYTVTEPAALMASCSGTNVSCNGGTDGSASVIASGGTSPYGYVWSNGGTDASQTGLVAGTYTVTVTDANVCITTCEYIVTEPTALTATCSGTNVSCNAGTDGSASVVAGGGTAAYSYLWSNLGTDASQTGLMAGTYTVTVTDANGCTATCEYTVTEPALLTVSLTPTNVTCLGGSDGSIAANPAGGTMAYSYMWSDGQTTATATGLISGTYTVTVTDANGCTATASATITHTLAIPAMPGAVTGPTLVCRNTTQSYSVAAVPGASTYTWTAPAGATVTGGQGTTNATIFYSNSAVTGNVTVTAGNVVPAAHAAYW; encoded by the coding sequence ATGTCAAGCATAACAGGATTAGCTGCCGGTACGTATACTGTTGCAGTAAATGACGCTTGTGGTGCAATAGCAACATGTTCATATACCGTAACAGAGCCAGCAGCGTTAACAGCCTCATGCAGTGGAACAAATGTTCTGTGTAATGGAGGTAGCACCGGCAGCGCAACGGTAACAGCGGCAAATGGTACTTCTCCTTACACGTATGTATGGAGCAATTCAGCAACAGATGCAAGCATAACAGGATTAGCTGCCGGTACGTATACTGTTGCAGTAAATGACGCTTGTGGTGCAATAGCAACATGTTCATATACCGTAACAGAGCCAGCAGCGTTAACAGCCTCATGCAGTGGAACAAATGTTCTGTGTAATGGAGGTAGCACTGGCAGCGCAACGGTAACAGTGGCAAATGGTACTTCTCCTTACACGTATGTATGGAGCAATTCAGCAACAGATGCAAGTGCAACCGGATTGTCGGCAGGAACATATACGGTAACCGTAACAGATGCAAACGGATGTATAGCAACATGTTCATATACCGTAACAGAGCCAGCAGCGTTAACAGCCTCATGTAGTGGAACAAATCTTGTATGTAATGGCGCCAGCAATGGCACAGCAACGGTTACTGCAACAGATGGTACACCGGGATATACGTATCTATGGAGCAATGGCAGCACCGATGCAAGCCAAACAGGATTAACAGCAGGAGCATATACTGTAACAGTAACAGATGCTAACGGATGTACAGCAACATGTAGTTATACAGTGACAGAGCCTACAGCAGTCGCTGCCGCTTGCAGTGGCACCGGTACAACTTCCATAGGAGGTTCTGATGGAACAGCCAGCGTAGTAGCAAGTGGTGGAACACCGGGTTACACCTATTTATGGAGTAATGGTAATACAACCACAAGTCAAACCGGCTTAATAGCTGGTACATATACCGTAACGGTGACTGATGTAAATGGTTGCACCGGCAATTGTTCATATACGGTAGTAGATCCGGTAGTGATAATAGCTACCTGTTCGGGTACCAACGTAAGTTGTAATGGCGGTTCAGATGGCTCGGCTTCAGTAACCCAATCAGGTGGTATGATGCCTTATACTTACTTATGGAGTAATGGCGGAACTGATGCAAGCCAAACAGGCTTAGCAGCAGGAACATATACAGTAACCGTAACTGATTTTTTTGGTAATACAGGTACATGTTCTTATACACTAACCGAGCCTGCATTATTAACTTCCACTTGTTCGGGCACCAATGTAACATGTAATGGAGGTAGTGATGGCAGTGCAAGTGTAACAGAAAGTGGAGGCACTTCGCCCTATGCTTACTTATGGAACAATAGTGCAACCACCGCAGCAATAACCGGTTTAACAGCTGGAACATATAAAGTAACGGTAACTGATGCCAATGGATGTACAGCAACATGTGAATATACAGTAACCGAGCCTGCAGCACTTATGGCAAGCTGCTCGGGTACCAATGTATCATGTAATGGCGGAACTGATGGCTCAGCAAGCGTAATAGCAAGTGGTGGTACAAGCCCATACGGTTATGTGTGGAGCAATGGTGGAACAGATGCAAGCCAAACCGGCTTAGTAGCAGGCACCTATACAGTAACCGTAACAGATGCCAATGTATGCATCACAACATGTGAATATATAGTGACCGAGCCGACAGCTCTAACTGCCACTTGCTCAGGCACCAACGTATCATGTAACGCAGGTACTGATGGAAGCGCTAGCGTAGTTGCTGGAGGCGGCACCGCTGCTTACTCCTACCTATGGAGCAATTTAGGTACAGATGCTTCGCAAACAGGCTTAATGGCGGGAACCTACACAGTAACCGTAACAGATGCCAATGGATGTACAGCTACCTGCGAATATACCGTAACCGAGCCGGCATTATTAACCGTTTCGTTAACACCTACCAATGTTACTTGCCTTGGAGGAAGCGATGGTAGCATAGCTGCCAACCCAGCCGGAGGCACCATGGCGTATAGTTATATGTGGAGTGATGGTCAGACTACGGCAACAGCGACTGGCCTTATAAGCGGAACATATACCGTAACGGTAACCGATGCCAATGGATGTACTGCCACGGCCTCAGCTACCATTACACATACCCTTGCAATACCGGCAATGCCGGGTGCTGTAACAGGCCCAACGTTGGTATGTCGCAACACTACTCAATCGTATAGCGTAGCTGCTGTACCCGGTGCATCAACCTATACCTGGACCGCTCCTGCCGGAGCAACAGTTACCGGTGGTCAGGGAACAACCAATGCAACCATCTTCTATAGCAATTCAGCGGTTACAGGCAATGTAACGGTAACAGCGGGCAATGTGGTACCAGCGGCCCACGCAGCGTATTGGTAA
- a CDS encoding T9SS type A sorting domain-containing protein, whose product MHLKTSEGTLQVYNMLGSLVYDRAISVAEGRNRLELNVQSFAPGTYLIRVSAKGFSRVERLVVD is encoded by the coding sequence ATGCATTTGAAAACCAGCGAAGGTACTTTGCAGGTGTATAACATGTTGGGTTCATTGGTTTACGATAGGGCAATAAGTGTAGCCGAAGGACGTAACCGCTTAGAACTTAATGTACAGAGTTTTGCACCGGGCACATATCTTATAAGGGTTTCTGCCAAAGGCTTTAGCCGCGTAGAGCGATTGGTAGTAGACTAA